The window TTAAATAGCAAAAAAGAAAAATGCAAGAAACTTACAGTCCTTTCTGTAGCTTCTCTTTTAGGAGAGGCAATACAGCGGATACACGAAGAATCGTCAGTAAGTTCGCTTATTGTATGAATAAACACAACGGAGGTTGGTAAATGGAGAAAATTATATTAATAGCAGAAAAAAGAGAAGGTGCGGGCAAAGGTATTGCAAGGAGCCTGAGGAGGCAGGGAATGCTGCCGGCTGTTCTTTACGGTGGTGGCAGTGCGACTTCCATAAAACTCCAGAAGAAAGATGTATCTAAATTAATAAACTCCGGGGCTGGAGAACACGCCTTGATAACGCTGCAACTGAAAGATAAAGATACCACAACAGACCATTGGGCTATTATTAAAGATTACGAGGCCGACCCTGTTGTTAGTGAGCTGCTTCACGTAGACTTTATGGAGGTGTCCCTCGATAAAAAGATTCAAGTGACTGTGCCTGTGATTTTAACAGCAGAGCCTATGGGGATAAAAAAGGGAGGTATTCTTCAGCACCATCTGAGGGATGTAGGGGTTGAGTGCCTTCCAACCCAGATACCTGAATCTATAGAAATAGACGCATCTTCTATTGACATAGGTGGCTCTATTCATGTCAGTGATTTGGCTGTCAGAGAGGGGATAAAGATTCTTGTAGAGCCCGATGAAGTTGTGCTCACAGTGACCGCACCTGTAGTAGAAGAGGTTGTAGCCCCGGTCCCGACGGGTGTCGGGATAGAGGAGATCAAGGAGCCTGAGCTTATAAAGAAGGCTAAGAAGGAAGAAGAAATAAAAGAGGAGAAATAATTCTTTTTGTGGGCAATTGTAGGCCTTGGAAACCCTGGGAGAAAATACTCCCGAACTCGCCATAACATTGGTTTTATGGTCATCGAGGCCCTTGCCTCAAAATACAGGATACCTCTAAAAGGCAGGGCAGAAAACTATATCTATGGTAAAGGCTCTATCGAGGATGTAGAGGCTATCCTCATTGAGCCTGTTACATTTATGAACAAGAGTGGTATTGCAGTAAAGGCTCTCCTCAAAACCTATGGCCTCGCAGAAAAAAACCTCATAATAATCCATGATGATATTGATATGGAGCCAGGCAGGCTTAGAGTCAGGGCAAAGG of the Nitrospirota bacterium genome contains:
- a CDS encoding 50S ribosomal protein L25; its protein translation is MEKIILIAEKREGAGKGIARSLRRQGMLPAVLYGGGSATSIKLQKKDVSKLINSGAGEHALITLQLKDKDTTTDHWAIIKDYEADPVVSELLHVDFMEVSLDKKIQVTVPVILTAEPMGIKKGGILQHHLRDVGVECLPTQIPESIEIDASSIDIGGSIHVSDLAVREGIKILVEPDEVVLTVTAPVVEEVVAPVPTGVGIEEIKEPELIKKAKKEEEIKEEK
- a CDS encoding aminoacyl-tRNA hydrolase, yielding MWAIVGLGNPGRKYSRTRHNIGFMVIEALASKYRIPLKGRAENYIYGKGSIEDVEAILIEPVTFMNKSGIAVKALLKTYGLAEKNLIIIHDDIDMEPGRLRVRAKGSSGGHRGVQSIIDIIGTKNFIRLKIGIGRSSEIPPEEFVLEPFKAEEKEIIKESIERVVDAITFILTHGIDAAMNKLN